ATTAGATGCTTGAAATATTGGAAACAATAATATTCATTACTTATCTTTTTAGGCAATGGTCCATGAGTTGATCGGGATTAAAGACAATAAGGTAGATTTAGGAAATGTGGGGAAATTTTCGAAGGATGAACAGGTCAGCTTTACTTCTTTAATCCTTATATGCATATCTCTAAGTATATCTTCAGGAGTATGTTGAATTATTGCATTGTTTATATTTATAGACCTATTAAACCGGAAGTAAAAATTTATCTGTCTTTGGATAGGAGGTTGTATTGTCTTCTGAACAAGATGCCTTTTTTAAGGCTAATATGTATGAAAATTTTGGAGACATTGGAATGAGTATAAAGCGGATGGTCGACGATTTTCAGCAAGTGGCAAAAAGCAATAAAAATATCCAGACTATCGGTTTGTACAAATAGATCTTTATCATTATGTTGTTGCTATTAGTTAAAGGTGGAATGTTCAAATAATTACAACTGCAAATTGTTCAGTAACACAATCTAACTGTACCACTTTTCATCAAGTGCAGAAGACATGGCTAAATTCGTTGACAACTATCCAGAGTATCGAAAAATGCAAGGAAATGTGTCTAAGCATGTAACCCTGGTAACAGAAATGAGCAAGATAGTTGAGGAGCGCAAACTCATGTTAGTATCACAAACGGAACAAGAATTGGCTTGTAATGGTGGCCAAGGAGCAGCATTTGAGGTACCTCCACATTTTGTATTTTCATGTCAGTTTTTTTAATTTCCATAGTTATATAGTTATATAAGTTAGAATGTACTTTTAATGTATCGTCTTTTTAGGGATTTTGTTAAAAAGTTGTTCTTTAAAGGAAGAAAACAAACCAACATTAATTAATGTTAAGAAGGTAATATCATGTGTATGTGAGATGCCAGACCTAAATTAAACTACAACTTCATCATTATTTAGTGATGATTGAATAAGAGAAGTCATAAAGTAGGGGTTATAATGATGTGTATACTTTCAtgctttattttttttaattacatgaTGTTTCTTTTTGTGTAGATTTTTTATTGTATTAGAGTTATCTTAGTTTAGACTATTAACTTGACCCCTGTGTGATTGTTTTGTAGGCTGTCACAAATCTTTTGAATAACGAGAGTGTCTCAGACATCGATCGACTACGTCTTGTCATGTTGTATGCTTTGAGATATGAAAAAGAGAGCCCTGTTCAACTCATGCAACTTTTCAATAAACTGGCTTCTCGCTCTCCCAAGTATAAGCCAGGGGTAAAtgcactattaatattaatactttgaTTATAATCTGGTAGCGGTGGCAAAAATGGTGGGTCATTCAGGTTGGGTAGAAATGGGAACGGGTTGTTTTACGGCTTGTCAAAAATGGACAAAGAGTCCAATCATTTGATAACAATGATaaattaattttctaaaataatacggagtaatgatTTAGAAGGTTTTATGCCATTGCATAAGAACTTGTTAAAATGGTATCCTTTAAGCTATTTTTTATCTCGTGCTAAAGATCGAACATAATCTGAATCGACCTTTTTGGAAGTAAATGGGTAGAAATTGTCATCTCTGCTTTGTTAACTAGAAATAAGCTAATATGGTCTTTTTACCCGTGAAACACAACTAATCTGATTATCTCCTTCTCTATTGATGACAGCTTGTACAATTCCTTCTAAAGCAAGCAGGGGTTGATAGAAGGACTGGAGATCTGTATGGTAACAGAGATATTTTGAACATTGCCCGTAACATGGCTCGTGGGCTAAAGGTTTGCATTAAACATGTTCCACTTCAAATTACTGAAATGCCCATGACAGTTCATTTtgatatttttgttttgttttgttatcAGGGGGTTGAGAATGTGTACACTCAGCATCAACCTCTTCTATTTCAAACAATGGAGAGCATCACAAAGGGAAGATTGAGAGATGTTGATTACCCTTTTGTTGGGAATCACTTTCAGCAGGGCAGGTTTGTTCTCTATATGACatcttatttgcactaaaatgtgcaTCTTATAAAGATTCTGTTTAATGTAGTCAAGCGCAAATGTTTTCTTATGTTATTCTAGAGGTGTAATTCTGACCCATTTATTTACGAATGGGTCAATTGAGCTTATGTTTTTATCTTTAATGAGGGACGGGTGAAGCAGGCCAAATGGATTTGACAGGTTGGAAGTTGCCCACGATGTATTTTTTGATGAATAAACCTTTTAAATCATCtataaattattatgttattattgaaATACTATAGTATTTGTAATCTCTTTTGACCCATAATTTATTTATCAGTGTAAAGCAATTGATGAACTAATGTAATTTCTGTAAGCTTACATCGTGTTATCAAGTAAAACACAATTTTTTTCTCTTCATAATGCAAGCTTGTTCATTGATGGCAGGCCACAAGAGGTCGTAATCTTTATTGTTGGTGGGACGACATATGAGGAATCACGCTCAGTTGCTCTGCAAAATGCATTTAATTCTGGAATCCGTTTTGTACTCGGAGGTTCATCACTTCTAAATTCTAAAAGGTTAGCTGGTCAATAGTAAGATAATTTAATCATTTATGAAGTTAGCAGAGATCACTTATCATCTCTAGAGAATAATGAACGTCTGTTACATTCATACATGCATACATGTTACACGCATACTTGCATACATGCATACGTGCATGCACCATGTGCGATGTGTTTGTACATGTGTGGATACATCCACTTGTATGCACCATATATAATAGGTAGGTATGTGTATGCACACACGCGGGCAGGTATACATACACAATTATTGAGTGTAGTGATTTATCAAATGAAGCTAAAAATGGAAGTGATGGTCTAATATATTGTAAAATAGATATGAGTTTAAGTGTTTGAGATCTGTATTATGGTATTTGCAGGTTTCTGAAGGACCTTGAAGAGGCTCAACGTATTGCTCGGTCAAGCACCGGTGTTGTTTAAATTGATTTTTGCAACGTCATTTTCACTTTGAAAGCATGTAAGTAATCACTTTTTGAACTCGATTATGAAACGAGATGTAAAAAGATCAGGAGGTAACGATTTGATTAGGAATCAACCAAAATGTGTTACGTTATGATGTTCATAAGATTGTAAAAACTGAAAAGGATAGTATAATTAATATAGGCTAAATGGTTGTTATATCATACGATGTTAGTTGTCTTTTAACACTATAGCTGTATGATATAGCTCTGGTTTGATTTTCATAATTAGCTAAGTATAGAATTACAACTGTTGTGGACCAAGGACTCGTTGGGACCAGTCGGTGGTTAGGACCATTTAATATCACAACGGGTAGGGTCATCTTGTTTGGCGATATGCAAAAAGGGCCATCAAATCATTTACTTTGATAGTATGCAACCAAGTTAATAATCGAGAATGTTTGCAGTGTTCCATTCTTGGTACATACCAAATTAAGTACTTTTACCTTTTTAGAGGGAACTAACGGTTATACACGCCACCGCAATTATTTTAAGGCTTCAAGTGCTTCGAAATGTATTGAACTGTACAGGTTTGCTTTATGTGAATTTtaaatttattgttattgtatgtaTTTTGTTAACATGACTTGTAAATTGTAAATATGTTATGCGACATCTTATATAGATGACACATAGGAATGAGCGTGGTAGTGTACCGATACCGAATTGTATTGATATCAAACTGTACCGAATCGGTTTGTCCTATATTAAGTACCAAATACCGTACTGATTTTAATCGGTTTGGTACCGGTACAACTCCGGTATCAATACGGCAAAAACTGGTACCATACTCGTTTGGTACCGAAAACCGTACTGTTTAAACTGGTATCAATATGTTCGAGTACATGGAGCTTTTTTGACATGGATTTAGGTTCGTGAACCCTCCGCATCTTGCAACCTTTCAGTGTTGATTAAAGAACACGGCCTCGTCATCGTCATAATAAGGTCATAATAAGGTTGTAAATGAGTTTGGAATCTTGAAAGTGACGGTTTTCTAAAAACTTGAACTCATGCCCAGTGGAATAAAGTTTACCTAagaaaagtgattaaaattatCTATCATCTTAATTATCTATCATCTTCTTCTGAAACACATTCTAACACGGCTTATCTCTCATTCTGTGGCCTTGAAAAAAAAGCACATTCTTTGCTCCTTGTGTAGTGTGGGATAAGAGTCTAGGGAGCACCAACTTATTTTCATGTAACGACGACGTTGCTATTTGGCTACATGCTTGGATTGATGTTTTCGTGTTCAACTTCGGGTCAGTTTAGGACATTTTTATTTGGTTTGATTACCGGTTCCATCTGTTAGAATTGTTGTGTGTTTATATTATTTAGAAGTGATTGATTAGTTTAGTTACAAGTAATTTAGTGTTTATATTATATAGGGGAAATTTTTGTAAATTAGATATTATGGAGAAGACTCGTAGTATTTTTTGAAAGTAATAGACTTTTATTAATTTGTGTTTTTGTGTTGTTTAGTACATCTCACTTTGCAACTCCATGTGGCTATTTATAGCCTAAACATGTCGGTTTAAACTAATCTAGACAACCTAGATATTTTTACAAACAAGGCTAGCATCTTCTAGATAATTACACCTAAAAATATCTAATTTAACTAATACTAGATGACTCTAGAAATACATTACAAtattttaacactcctccttaatgtattTCGGTGTTACTCCGAGCGTATTGCGTAAGAACTCGAACTTTGGTCTTGGTAGTGCTTTGGTGAAAATATCTGCAATCTGCTCTTCtgtcttgcagtattttaattcaatatctttcttggcGGAGACTTCTCGCAAGAAGTGATATTTGATATCAATGTGTTTTGTTCTACCATGGAACACTGGATTCTTTGCCATCGCGATTACAGACTTATTGTCACAGAATATTTCTGTAGCTTCTTCTTGTTTTTCGCCCATGTCTTCTAGTATTCTCCTTAGCCATATAGCCTGATTAGCTGAGTTAGCGGCTGCGACGTACTCGGCTTCAGCTGAAGATTGTGCCactgtttcttgtttctttgatgtccatgagaatacaccagatccaagtgtgaatgcgtaTCCTGAAGTACTTTTCATGTCATCcaccgatccggcccaatcactgtctgtgtatccatgaagcttcgagtctatagtaggcttgtaccatattccatagtccatggtaccttgcaagtatcttaatattcttttagaagctccgtaatgtatctgagtagggttttgcatgtacctggatagtagactcgttgcgtacatgatgtcgggtcttgttgctgttagataaagtagacttccaatgagacttctgtatcttgaagcgtctgctttctcagatccatcttcttgtctcatcttctcattggcaactagtggtgtggcgacggttttacaaccgtatagtttaaactttttcaAGAGATTTTCCGTATATTTCTTTTGACAaatgaagatgccttcattttcttgactgatttcgatgccaagaaaataacgcatcaatccaaggtcgctcatctcgaacgttttcatcatgtcttctttaaactcttgtatcattctctcattgtttccagtatatattagatcatcgacatacaaggaaataatgagagtgtcagagttaccttgggttttgatgtagagtgtaggctcactttgactcctcctgaaacctgaacttgtgaagtagctgtcaatgcggctataccaagcacgtggcgcttgtttaagtccatataaggctttcttgagctttaggactttttcttcttttcctttttgaatgaacccttgtggttgctctacatatatttcttcttctagaaacccatttagaaaggctgatttcacatctagttggtgaatcttccaccttcgttgagctgctagTGCCACAAGCGTTCTTATAGTATCCAGTCGAGCTACAGGTGCGAAAGTTTCATTGTAGTCGACCCCTGGTTGTTGTGAATAGCCTTTAGCTACCagccttgctttgtgtttttgtatagaaccatcagggttgagctttgttttgtaaacccactttactccaatgatttctttattttctggaggatcaactaactcccatgtgttgtttttctcgatcattcttatttcttcgttcatagcagtaacccatttttcatctttggctgcaacttcatagctttcaggttctatagttgtaAAGTTGCAATCTCGTAGATCTCTGCTAACGCTTTGACTCTTCCAGGTGTTGACTCTGGACTTGACTCGTCTTGCACCAAAGGTAATCTTGTTGATGGAGAAGTTGGTGTAGCAGGGCTTATTTCACCGGTACTTTCTTGTTGTTCAGAATGCTCAACTTGTAGTGGTTGTTGGACTGGAGTTTCCATAGATATCCGAGGCAGATATGTTTGTTTTTTAACTTTGTCCTTTtcccagttccaagaagcgtcttcatCAAACTCTACGACTCGGCTGATCACGATGTTATTAGTCTTCAGGTTATAGACTCGGTAGCCTTTAGACTGTGTGCTGTAGCCCAAGAATATTCCTTtttctgatttttcttggagcttgtgacgtttctccttaggAACGTGGATGTAGCAAATACTCCCAAATACTCGCAGATGTTTCGCTGATGGTTTCTTTCCGCTCCATGCCTCAATAGGAGTCTTGTTTTCGACGGCTTTCGTGGGACATCGATTTAGTATATATACAGccgtgtatacagcttcagcccagaaactgtttggaaggcctttttcgtGTATCATTGTTTTtgccatttccattacagttctatttttgcgttctgagacgccattttgttcaggggcgtaaccaacagtgagttggcgtttaactccttcatcttcgcaaaatttattaaattgtgtagaggtgtattctttccctctatcactccttagtgtttttatataatggccactacttttttctacgaagttcttgaacttcttgaatatcgtaaatacttctgatttttcacgcatgaaataaacccacgtcattctagaatagtcatcgataaagagaataaagtacctgttttggttaagagacagggtcctcattggtccacataCGTCTGTGTGTACCAACTctagtatacctttcgctctccaagctttgtcacgagggaaaggttttcgatgttgcttgcccatcatacagctttcacacgtgtcggtgatctcttctatgttaggcaagtctcttatcatattcttctgttggaggatttttagtgcgtgaaggttaaagtggccaaatcttcgatgccatagccatgattcttcgaCTTGAACTTTCATGGCCGTGCCTCTGATATACTCCCAACGAAGCGgaaagttgcggttctccattggcacttcAGCAATTAATTTgtagttgtttttcttgtcacgaataacacatgaattttcttcgaagagtaaagagtagccgtgctccatcatttgtccaacacttagcaagttacttgctaAGCTTGGTACTAGAAGAACGTCATTAATTGACCGAGTGgcgttattagtttgaacagtaattgtacctttgcctttagtgtcaACAAGTGCTCCATTCCCTAGTTTAACGCGGGACTTTACGGACGTGTTGATATtatcaaataacttttcatctcctgtcatgtggttgctgcacccactgtcgatcaaccaagtatcgtccctctgtttatttgcgacatggcaggcatagaatagctgatttttgttctccggtatatcttcactttcttccgtgaagttagctcgatgattttgttttaaacggcaatctttttcaagatgcccaaatcttttgcagttattgcattgtggcttccctttgtggaaacaatctttctccaagtggtttgtccttttgcaaatgccacatggaGGATAGGTTTTTCTTCTCGAATCGaacccggttctgggtttttctcctcctctcgaATTTTCTTCAAGATTTCTTTTCCCCCCATTGTTTGATTTTTGAGACCGtaatttgagtttagactgaaaggcactttcaagtgagttttcactacgccgactcagtctagcctcatatgcttcaagagagccaattaattctggtaccgacagagtctcgatgtcttttgactcttcgatagcagtaatgacatgatcgtatttttctgtcatactaataagtattttttctacgattctcttatcagttatgttatctccataggctctcatttgatttactatttctttaattctagaatagtaatcttttacggtctcagtctctttcatatttaaattttcaaaatctcttcTGAGAGTTAGAAGTTTGACGGATCTCACCTTaacatttccttgaaattcttcctgaaggatcttccacgcctccttggctgtcgtagctcccatgattcgtggaaagatagacggtgtcaaggcttgttggATGTAACCTAAAGCGGcagcatttcttacaacatttttgttgtatttttcctGTTCTTCCGCGGACAGAGTTTCGTCGTCTTTTGGAtttgtaaacccgacttcgacaatatcccacaagctttgtgcttggaaatatgtcttcattcggatgctccaaaaatcatagttgtcgccatcaaagatggggacgggaatattgtaTGCACCGACGGTAGTCATGGTGTATTCGAACGAAcgcccaaaatggctcttgataccacttgttagaattgTTGTGTGTTTATATTATTTAGAAGTGATTGATTAGTTTAGTTACAAGTAATTTAGTGTTTATATTATATAGGGGAAATTTTTGTAAATTAGATATTATGGAGAAGACTCGTAGTATTTTTTGAAAGTAATAGACTTTTATTAATTTGTGTTTTTGTGTTGTTTAGTACATCTCACTTTGCAACTCCATGTGGCTATTTATAGCCTAAACATGTCGGTTTAAACTAATCTAGACAACCTAGATATTTTTACAAACAAGGCTAGCATCTTCTAGATAATTACACCTAAAAATATCTAATTTAACTAATACTAGATGACTCTAGAAATACATTACAATATTTTAACACCATCACTAAAAAGGTTCGACTTTCATGTATCGATGTTGCCACTTTTTGGTGGATCGGACGTCTTCAAAATGATGTCTTTTTCAGGTCATATAATATCAGGAAAAACGAAACGTATGACGATATTAGACTTTTCATTTTTTCTTGATAAAATTCTAAAAgtaaaacatttagtcatgtaacaaATGTAAGTCCtattttgtaattttagctccttgCTAAATCGTTTATTTTTGATAATGCTTATtgttcaaaaaaataaataaaaatatagtatgtGTTTACCCGTTTGACCAAGTCAATTTCTTCTTAATTCCAACCTATCTCAATAGCCAATTTCTTCTCCAATCCCAACCTATCTCAAAAGAAGTTTCGCCTTAAAGATTCAAGAAGGTTAATCGCACGACTAAGTGTTTACCcactattataaattaaattatatgcaTTATTATAAATTTACCATCTAATTCATCCATTATTATAAATTTACATTTACATTATATGCATTATTAGTAAGTTATAATGTACAACTAAGTAATGCATATGTTTGATGAATATAGTAATATAGATGGGATATATATCATTAGCCTTTACCCACTATCATTTAAATGCTTGTAATATAAAAGATTATTAATACCTCTATTGTTTATATCATTCATTGCCTTTTCATTTGTTGTTTCAAACTCACAAGCTTCATTACATGCATTAAATTATCACTAATTACATTTGAATGTTCTAAACttctattttattttatcaaagagtcaatggcttggcggtatcgaggtcacccttacaactttgaggttgagggttcgagtcctgtttAGGACATTTGGTGGTGTATATATTCGTGTTAATATTAGATGGATGAGTGAgtttgccttaaaaaaaaaaaacttctattttattttatttacatgTGAAATGTGAGATGTGAGatgatataacatttatttatgacttACTTAATAAACCTACTTATACATGATAATCCTGTGATAACGGATAGCAAATGATTTTTCATACCAATTATCTACAACTAGTAGCGGATCTATGTATTGTAGtcactggtgtcactagttaaaatttttaaaaaaattctaCTAAATACCTTATTTTCAGATGCGAAGCTAAGAATTTGGAGAGAAAAGAGAAGGGGGGCCCCCCCTTAAAGTATTGATGAGTTAAAGTTCTTTTTTGTCATTGATAAAACTAGGTAAAATGTAAGGATAAAATTAAAAAGTGAAAAAAATACaatgaaataataataactttgaaaaGAAAATACaatgaaataataataacttttcttGTATCGTGTATTTTTTATCTGTGAAATATTAAATTGAGACGAAGGAAGCGTATGTTAATGCGTTTTATATATTCAAATTTAAATTCCTATGTTAAATTCCTAAATGATTTCATCTTTAATTTTAGTTAGTTGGTAATGACAGTTCTAGAGTTGTTAACGTATATACTTAAAACACTTGTATTAGCTAACCGTCATAAAGTTAATAATTAACCAGTATAGATAAATGTTTCAAACGTGTTAGCAATAGCTCTAAAATCATCTTTAGCAATATACTTAACTAgagaaaattcgaccgcgcgttgctgcggttgtattcgacgcgcggtcgaatttggatatacgttgtttggtacctaatatatctagtaggttgggttgtttgttggacgtgtatgtatatgtatgtaaagcttttttaacgatgtccgtttcgcgtatagttagtcgcgttgtgttcgtaaaattgtttcgagttgaacggtggtctcggaaaaatttaactcgcaccgagcgagaatatagggcccgttatttagtgttttttaacgatgtccgtttcgcgtgtaGTTAGTTCCGTTGGGTTCTTGAGATTTTTTAAagctgaacggtggtctcggaaaaatttaactggcACCGAGCGGGAAGATATGTGTATATGAAAAAGCGGGTGGAGGTTATTAATTAAAATAAGGATTTGACATTTTGTACCCCTGTTTTGTGGGGTGAAGTTGCATATTGTTAGAACTTGGGGGGTCAAAGTTGGTTTTTTCCATTTGTTTTGTTGTGTGTCGTTTTTTTTGTTTGTTGGCCCTAAACGACCAAAAAGATGGTGGCTGTtagtatatataaattttatacggagtattacttacatatattttataaatatatgtcCAACTTAAAATATGTCCATTTTGTTGTAAAAAAGACAGTCTTTCGGTAAAAAAGAATGGTGTGCCGCAACAATCTTATCCGAAATCCAAACACAGTCTTTCGCATGGATATCCAAAAGACACAAAAAATCTATAGTTATGTGGCACCAGTGGCTAGTCAATCCCGCCTTCTACATCTCCTCAAATCATCAGAGATCCGGCATTGGCTAATTGTAGCAAAGTCCTATTCGTCAGTGCATTCATGGCTTGGATTTCCATTTTCACTTGGTTAAATGGGGAGTGTCAGCCGACTTTGTCATCGCAAGCGCGGTACTGTCTGGTTGCCTCTTCCCAGCTTGATGTCTCAAGTTCCGCGGTGTCTTTGGTCTCCTAGCCCATGAATCTGTACATTTTCCATTTTCGATCTCATTACATTGTATAGTTGTATAGGGCTTTGTAACTCtccgatatattaataatactttttgcttgcttttcaaaaaaaaaaaaaggtgttaGTATTAAAATTATGTTAAAATTGTTAGCATACGAATAACTTAAC
This genomic window from Rutidosis leptorrhynchoides isolate AG116_Rl617_1_P2 chromosome 2, CSIRO_AGI_Rlap_v1, whole genome shotgun sequence contains:
- the LOC139893084 gene encoding vacuolar protein sorting-associated protein 45 homolog, which translates into the protein MVLVASVRDYINRMLQDISGMKVLILDSQTVSAVSVVYSQSELLQKEVFLVELVDSISMSKESMSHLKAVYFLRPTSENIQHLKRQLAKPRFGEYNLFFSNMLNTTQLHILADSDEHEVVQQVQEFFADFVAIDTYHFTLNTPANHMYMLPAVIDPPNLQSYCDRIVDGLAALFLSFKKRPVIRYSRTSDIAKRIAHEASKLMYQQESGLFDFRRTEISPLLLVIDRRDDPVTPLLNQWTYQAMVHELIGIKDNKVDLGNVGKFSKDEQEVVLSSEQDAFFKANMYENFGDIGMSIKRMVDDFQQVAKSNKNIQTIEDMAKFVDNYPEYRKMQGNVSKHVTLVTEMSKIVEERKLMLVSQTEQELACNGGQGAAFEAVTNLLNNESVSDIDRLRLVMLYALRYEKESPVQLMQLFNKLASRSPKYKPGLVQFLLKQAGVDRRTGDLYGNRDILNIARNMARGLKGVENVYTQHQPLLFQTMESITKGRLRDVDYPFVGNHFQQGRPQEVVIFIVGGTTYEESRSVALQNAFNSGIRFVLGGSSLLNSKRFLKDLEEAQRIARSSTGVV